A portion of the Tenacibaculum todarodis genome contains these proteins:
- the dinB gene encoding DNA polymerase IV has protein sequence MELKPPFKKIIHVDMDAFYASVEQLDNPDLRDKPLAVGGSGKRGVISAASYEARKFGVRSAMSGVLARQKCPHLIFVPPRFERYKEISTEIRKIFHEYSDLVEPLSLDEAYIDVTENKKGNPSASMIAEEIRQKIWDKLELRASAGISINKFIAKVASDINKPNGQKTINPEEVLDFLEQLPVNKFYGVGKVTAAKMYNFGIFTGLDLKNKTIEELVNLFGKSGAHYYNIVRGISKSVVKPNRIRKSVAAERTFFDNISSEVFLMEKLSKIADELERRLVKSDTKGKTVTLKIKYSDFTMQTRSKTGLNFLQQKEEFLPIVKELLYQEKLQNSVRLVGISFSNLNTEKREPVFIQLKFDF, from the coding sequence ATGGAACTAAAACCACCATTTAAAAAAATAATTCATGTAGATATGGATGCTTTTTACGCATCTGTAGAGCAATTGGACAATCCTGATTTGAGAGATAAACCTCTTGCTGTTGGTGGAAGCGGTAAGCGTGGAGTGATTTCAGCAGCAAGTTATGAGGCAAGAAAATTTGGAGTACGTTCTGCAATGAGCGGGGTTTTGGCAAGACAAAAATGTCCGCATTTAATTTTTGTTCCACCACGTTTTGAGCGCTACAAGGAAATTTCAACTGAAATACGAAAAATATTCCACGAGTATTCAGATTTAGTTGAACCACTATCTTTAGACGAAGCATATATTGATGTTACTGAAAATAAAAAAGGAAATCCGTCTGCGAGTATGATTGCAGAAGAAATTCGCCAGAAAATTTGGGATAAACTTGAGTTGAGAGCTTCTGCAGGAATTTCAATTAATAAATTTATTGCCAAAGTAGCGTCTGATATTAACAAGCCAAACGGACAAAAAACGATAAACCCGGAAGAAGTTTTAGATTTTTTAGAACAGTTACCAGTAAATAAATTTTATGGCGTTGGTAAAGTTACCGCAGCTAAGATGTACAATTTTGGAATTTTTACTGGGTTAGATTTAAAGAATAAAACTATTGAAGAATTGGTAAATCTCTTCGGAAAAAGTGGTGCACATTATTACAATATTGTTAGAGGAATTAGTAAAAGCGTTGTAAAACCGAATAGAATTAGAAAATCGGTTGCTGCAGAAAGAACTTTTTTTGATAATATTTCTTCGGAAGTATTTCTGATGGAAAAACTATCTAAAATTGCAGATGAATTAGAACGACGTTTGGTAAAGTCAGATACTAAAGGAAAAACGGTTACCTTAAAAATTAAATATTCAGATTTTACAATGCAAACTCGAAGCAAAACTGGATTGAATTTTCTTCAACAAAAAGAAGAATTTTTACCCATTGTTAAAGAGTTGTTGTATCAAGAAAAACTACAAAATTCGGTTCGTTTAGTAGGTATTTCTTTCAGTAACTTAAATACAGAAAAGAGAGAACCTGTTTTTATACAATTAAAGTTCGATTTTTAA